A region of Mammaliicoccus sp. Dog046 DNA encodes the following proteins:
- a CDS encoding demethylmenaquinone methyltransferase, with translation MDNKSKSEHVHDVFQNISGKYDTLNNIISFEQHKRWRKYTMKQMNVQPGSKALDVCCGTADWTIQLSHAVGPYGEVVGIDFSENMLEVGKEKTDNMANIHLIHGDAMQLPFEDNEFDYVTIGFGLRNVPDYKHVLSELKRVVKPGGMVVCLETSQPTLPVFKQLYKFYFKNIMPLFGKLFAKSLKEYNWLQESAESFPGKKELAEMFADVGYERIKVKSFTGGVSAMHLAYKPK, from the coding sequence TTGGATAATAAATCTAAGTCAGAACATGTACATGATGTTTTTCAAAATATTTCAGGTAAGTATGATACATTAAACAATATCATTAGCTTTGAACAACATAAACGTTGGCGCAAATATACAATGAAACAAATGAACGTTCAACCAGGATCAAAAGCTTTGGACGTTTGTTGTGGTACAGCAGATTGGACAATACAATTGAGTCACGCAGTTGGTCCATACGGAGAAGTAGTAGGTATAGATTTCAGTGAAAACATGCTTGAAGTCGGTAAAGAAAAAACTGATAATATGGCAAATATACATTTGATACATGGAGATGCAATGCAACTTCCATTCGAAGATAATGAATTTGATTACGTTACAATTGGATTTGGCCTAAGAAATGTGCCAGACTATAAGCATGTACTTAGCGAATTAAAAAGAGTAGTAAAACCAGGTGGTATGGTAGTATGTCTAGAAACGAGTCAACCTACATTACCAGTATTCAAACAGCTATATAAGTTTTACTTTAAAAATATCATGCCGTTATTCGGTAAGTTATTTGCAAAATCATTAAAGGAATATAATTGGTTACAAGAATCTGCTGAAAGTTTTCCTGGTAAAAAGGAACTAGCCGAAATGTTCGCCGATGTTGGTTATGAAAGAATTAAAGTTAAAAGCTTTACCGGTGGCGTTTCAGCAATGCATTTAGCTTATAAACCTAAATAA